The following are encoded together in the Flavihumibacter fluvii genome:
- a CDS encoding alpha-ketoglutarate-dependent dioxygenase AlkB family protein, with translation MELFETETDPKKNLLPKDGMVNYFGKLFSIAEANHYLDCLLKTIAWENDQAIIFGKLIITKRKVAWYGDTDFEYTYSNTTKRALPWTRELLELKAIIEKMTGEQYNSCLLNLYHSGEEGMAWHSDDEKDLKKDGAIGSLSFGAERKFAFRHKQDKTTVPVILEHGSLLVMKGTTQTHWLHRLPPTKLVTKPRVNLTFRTINR, from the coding sequence ATGGAATTATTCGAAACTGAAACAGATCCCAAAAAAAACCTGCTGCCCAAAGACGGAATGGTAAATTACTTTGGAAAACTGTTTTCAATAGCAGAAGCGAACCATTACCTGGACTGCCTGCTCAAAACCATAGCCTGGGAAAATGACCAGGCCATTATTTTCGGCAAACTCATCATAACCAAACGGAAGGTGGCCTGGTATGGTGATACGGATTTTGAATACACTTATTCAAATACCACTAAACGGGCATTGCCCTGGACCAGGGAATTACTGGAATTGAAAGCCATTATAGAAAAGATGACAGGCGAACAATATAATTCCTGCCTCCTCAACCTTTACCATAGCGGTGAAGAAGGTATGGCCTGGCACAGTGATGACGAAAAAGACCTGAAAAAAGATGGTGCCATCGGCTCCTTAAGTTTTGGTGCTGAACGAAAATTTGCTTTCCGTCACAAACAGGATAAAACAACCGTGCCGGTCATCCTGGAACATGGCAGCCTGTTAGTGATGAAAGGTACCACCCAGACCCATTGGCTTCACCGCCTTCCACCAACAAAACTGGTCACAAAACCCCGCGTAAACCTTACCTTCAGGACGATAAACAGGTAA
- a CDS encoding CPBP family intramembrane glutamic endopeptidase yields the protein MAKKIKNIWWVVLFLAILAACLFPLILLANHYSFTLTIGWQALLIFTVSVICQLLSGHSISELTGKINLVWIKELTGGLGIGAILMILPALLLKIFGVVTWQTNVVSYATLVSGLSVFGAVAIAEELLFRGFMFQRLIKGFGQWPAQLVIGGLFLLTHINNPGMTGSIKVFATINIFIASLLFGIAFIKTKSLAMPLGLHFMANFTQGTILGFGVSGGKEPSLLLPISNNKPEWLTGGEFGLEGSLPGLLVLILVTLSLYNWKR from the coding sequence ATGGCGAAAAAAATAAAGAACATCTGGTGGGTTGTCCTATTCCTGGCCATACTGGCCGCCTGCCTGTTTCCTTTGATCCTTCTGGCCAATCACTATTCCTTTACCTTAACTATCGGATGGCAAGCGCTTTTGATTTTTACTGTTTCGGTCATTTGTCAATTGTTAAGCGGGCATTCAATAAGTGAATTAACCGGAAAGATCAACCTGGTATGGATCAAAGAACTTACTGGCGGATTGGGAATTGGTGCAATACTGATGATATTGCCGGCTTTACTACTAAAGATCTTTGGGGTAGTTACCTGGCAAACCAATGTAGTTTCTTATGCAACATTGGTTTCCGGGTTATCTGTTTTTGGTGCAGTAGCCATTGCAGAAGAATTACTATTCCGCGGGTTTATGTTCCAGCGACTTATCAAAGGGTTTGGACAATGGCCGGCACAACTGGTCATAGGCGGACTATTCCTGTTAACGCATATTAATAATCCGGGCATGACTGGTAGCATTAAAGTATTTGCCACCATAAATATTTTTATTGCATCCTTATTATTTGGCATCGCCTTTATTAAAACCAAAAGTTTAGCTATGCCATTGGGCTTGCATTTTATGGCTAATTTTACACAGGGTACGATTTTAGGGTTTGGTGTAAGTGGCGGGAAAGAACCATCCTTGCTGCTACCCATCAGCAACAATAAACCTGAATGGCTTACCGGGGGTGAATTTGGCCTAGAAGGGAGCTTACCCGGACTATTGGTCCTTATCCTGGTCACCCTGTCACTTTATAATTGGAAACGATGA